One Aquila chrysaetos chrysaetos chromosome 22, bAquChr1.4, whole genome shotgun sequence genomic window carries:
- the PDLIM7 gene encoding PDZ and LIM domain protein 7 isoform X19 — translation MGDMESYKVMLNGPAPWGFRLQGGKDFSMPLSISRLTPGGKAAQAGVGVGDWVLYIDGESTSSMTHIEAQNRIRACGDRLCLTLSRAQNHLGKPQKVLSLDKQPPQPLEPPSASMCDPVKLRLIEDAEDWQPHTGTSQSRSFRKLARLMGTDGMEDREDELVKKPRDARGSGWGTGEQWQPPQLLEPPSTPVCDPGKLRLMEDAEDWQPHTGTSQSRSFRKLAQLMGTDGMEDREDELVKKPSQVSVLDPSPGAAMKTEPGLGPRTPAATPGPASRPPWAVDPSFAERYAPDKTSTVVSKHSQPATPTPMQNRSSIVQAAQQAPEGPGRTPLCYKCNKVIRGRYLVALGHYYHPEEFTCCQCRKVLDEGGFFEEKGSIFCPKCYDTRYAPSCAKCKKKITGEVMHALKMTWHVQCFTCAACKTPIRNRAFYMEEGQPYCERDYEKMFGTKCRGCDFKIDAGDRFLEALGFSWHDTCFVCAICQTNLEGKTFYSKKDKPLCKSHAFSHV, via the exons ATGGGTGATATGGAGTCCTACAAGGTGATGCTGAACGGGCCGGCGCCCTGGGGCTTCAGGCTGCAGGGCGGGAAGGATTTCAGCATGCCGCTCTCCATCTCCAGG CTGACGCCGGGCGGGAAGGCGGCCCAGGCCGGCGTGGGAGTGGGCGACTGGGTGCTGTACATCGACGGGGAGAGCACCAGCTCCATGACGCACATCGAGGCCCAGAACAGGATCCGTGCCTGTGGGGACAGGCTCTGCCTCACCCTGAGCAG AGCCCAGAACCACCTGGGGAAGCCGCAGAAG GTGCTGAGCCTTGACAA GCAGCCCCCGCAGCCGCTGGAGCCCCCCAGCGCCTCCATGTGCGACCCTGTGAAGTTGCGGCTGATAGAGGACGCTGAGGACTGGCAGCCCCACACCGGGACCTCCCAGTCCCGCTCCTTCCGCAAACTGGCCCGGCTGATGGGCACAGATGGCA TGGAGGATCGTGAGGATGAGCTTGTTAAAAAGCCCAG GGATGCCCGCGGGTCTGGCTGGGGCACGGGGGAGCAGTG GCAGCCCCCACAGCTGCTGgagccccccagcacccccgtGTGCGATCCTGGAAAGTTGCGGCTTATGGAGGATGCTGAGGACTGGCAGCCCCACACCGGGACCTCCCAGTCCCGCTCCTTCCGCAAACTGGCCCAGCTGATGGGCACAGACGGCA TGGAGGATCGTGAGGATGAGCTTGTTAAAAAGCCCAG CCAGGTCTCCGTGCTGGACCCATCCCCGGGAGCAGCAATGAAGACTGAGCCGGGACTGG gCCCCAGGACCCCCGCCGCCACCCCCGGCCCTGCCAGTCGCCCACCCTGGGCTGTGGACCCCTCGTTCGCCGAGCGCTATGCCCCGGACAAGACGAGCACGGTGGTGAGCAAGCACAGCCAGCCGGCCACGCCGACCCCCATGCAGAACCGCAGCTCCATCGTGCAGGCAGCCCAGCAAGCCCCCGAAGGGCCCGGCCGCACACCCCTGTGCTACAAGTGCAACAAGGTCATCAG GGGACGCTACCTGGTGGCGCTGGGACATTATTACCACCCCGAGGAGTTCACCTGCTGCCAGTGCAGGAAGGTGCTGGATGAGGGCGGCTTCTTTGAGGAGAAAGGCTCCATCTTCTGCCCCAAGTGCTACGACACGCGCTACGCACCCAGCTGCGCCAAGTGCAAGAAGAAGATCACTGGG GAGGTCATGCACGCACTGAAGATGACCTGGCATGTGCAGTGCTTCACGTGCGCCGCCTGCAAAACTCCCATCCGTAACCGTGCCTTCTACATGGAGGAGGGACAGCCCTACTGCGAGAGAG ACTACGAGAAGATGTTTGGCACCAAGTGCCGCGGCTGTGACTTCAAGATCGATGCTGGGGACCGGTTCCTGGAGGCGCTGGGGTTCAGCTGGCACGACACTTGCTTCGTCTGTGCG ATCTGCCAGACCAACCTGGAAGGGAAGACGTTCTACTCCAAGAAGGACAAGCCGCTCTGCAAGAGCCATGCTTTCTCCCACGTGTGA
- the PDLIM7 gene encoding PDZ and LIM domain protein 7 isoform X1, translating into MGDMESYKVMLNGPAPWGFRLQGGKDFSMPLSISRLTPGGKAAQAGVGVGDWVLYIDGESTSSMTHIEAQNRIRACGDRLCLTLSRAQNHLGKPQKVLSLDKQPPQPLEPPSASMCDPVKLRLIEDAEDWQPHTGTSQSRSFRKLARLMGTDGMEDREDELVKKPRDARGSGWGTGEQWQPPQLLEPPSTPVCDPGKLRLMEDAEDWQPHTGTSQSRSFRKLAQLMGTDGMEDREDELVKKPRDARGSGWGTGEQWQPPQPLEPPSTPVCDPMKLQLIEDAEDWQPRTGTSQSRSFCKLARLMGTDSMEDREDELVKKPRDARGSGWGTGEQRQPPQLLEPPSTPVCDPGKLRLKEDTEDWQPHTGTSQSRSFRKLARLMGTDGMEDHDDVFVTKPSQVSVLDPSPGAAMKTEPGLGPRTPAATPGPASRPPWAVDPSFAERYAPDKTSTVVSKHSQPATPTPMQNRSSIVQAAQQAPEGPGRTPLCYKCNKVIRGRYLVALGHYYHPEEFTCCQCRKVLDEGGFFEEKGSIFCPKCYDTRYAPSCAKCKKKITGEVMHALKMTWHVQCFTCAACKTPIRNRAFYMEEGQPYCERDYEKMFGTKCRGCDFKIDAGDRFLEALGFSWHDTCFVCAICQTNLEGKTFYSKKDKPLCKSHAFSHV; encoded by the exons ATGGGTGATATGGAGTCCTACAAGGTGATGCTGAACGGGCCGGCGCCCTGGGGCTTCAGGCTGCAGGGCGGGAAGGATTTCAGCATGCCGCTCTCCATCTCCAGG CTGACGCCGGGCGGGAAGGCGGCCCAGGCCGGCGTGGGAGTGGGCGACTGGGTGCTGTACATCGACGGGGAGAGCACCAGCTCCATGACGCACATCGAGGCCCAGAACAGGATCCGTGCCTGTGGGGACAGGCTCTGCCTCACCCTGAGCAG AGCCCAGAACCACCTGGGGAAGCCGCAGAAG GTGCTGAGCCTTGACAA GCAGCCCCCGCAGCCGCTGGAGCCCCCCAGCGCCTCCATGTGCGACCCTGTGAAGTTGCGGCTGATAGAGGACGCTGAGGACTGGCAGCCCCACACCGGGACCTCCCAGTCCCGCTCCTTCCGCAAACTGGCCCGGCTGATGGGCACAGATGGCA TGGAGGATCGTGAGGATGAGCTTGTTAAAAAGCCCAG GGATGCCCGCGGGTCTGGCTGGGGCACGGGGGAGCAGTG GCAGCCCCCACAGCTGCTGgagccccccagcacccccgtGTGCGATCCTGGAAAGTTGCGGCTTATGGAGGATGCTGAGGACTGGCAGCCCCACACCGGGACCTCCCAGTCCCGCTCCTTCCGCAAACTGGCCCAGCTGATGGGCACAGACGGCA TGGAGGATCGTGAGGATGAGCTTGTTAAAAAGCCCAG GGATGCCCGTGGGTCTGGCTGGGGCACGGGGGAGCAGTG GCAGCCCCCACAGCCGCTGgagccccccagcacccctgtgTGTGACCCCATGAAGTTGCAGCTGATAGAGGATGCTGAGGACTGGCAGCCCCGCACTGGGACCTCCCAGTCCCGTTCCTTCTGCAAACTGGCCCGGCTGATGGGCACAGACAGCA TGGAGGATCGTGAGGATGAGCTTGTTAAAAAGCCCAG GGATGCCCGTGGGTCTGGCTGGGGCACAGGGGAGCAGCG GCAGCCCCCACAGCTGCTGgagccccccagcacccccgtGTGCGATCCTGGAAAGTTGCGGCTGAAGGAGGACACTGAGGACTGGCAGCCCCACACCGGGACCTCCCAGTCCCGCTCCTTCCGCAAACTGGCCCGGCTGATGGGCACAGACGGCA TGGAGGATCATGATGATGTGTTTGTTACAAAGCCCAG CCAGGTCTCCGTGCTGGACCCATCCCCGGGAGCAGCAATGAAGACTGAGCCGGGACTGG gCCCCAGGACCCCCGCCGCCACCCCCGGCCCTGCCAGTCGCCCACCCTGGGCTGTGGACCCCTCGTTCGCCGAGCGCTATGCCCCGGACAAGACGAGCACGGTGGTGAGCAAGCACAGCCAGCCGGCCACGCCGACCCCCATGCAGAACCGCAGCTCCATCGTGCAGGCAGCCCAGCAAGCCCCCGAAGGGCCCGGCCGCACACCCCTGTGCTACAAGTGCAACAAGGTCATCAG GGGACGCTACCTGGTGGCGCTGGGACATTATTACCACCCCGAGGAGTTCACCTGCTGCCAGTGCAGGAAGGTGCTGGATGAGGGCGGCTTCTTTGAGGAGAAAGGCTCCATCTTCTGCCCCAAGTGCTACGACACGCGCTACGCACCCAGCTGCGCCAAGTGCAAGAAGAAGATCACTGGG GAGGTCATGCACGCACTGAAGATGACCTGGCATGTGCAGTGCTTCACGTGCGCCGCCTGCAAAACTCCCATCCGTAACCGTGCCTTCTACATGGAGGAGGGACAGCCCTACTGCGAGAGAG ACTACGAGAAGATGTTTGGCACCAAGTGCCGCGGCTGTGACTTCAAGATCGATGCTGGGGACCGGTTCCTGGAGGCGCTGGGGTTCAGCTGGCACGACACTTGCTTCGTCTGTGCG ATCTGCCAGACCAACCTGGAAGGGAAGACGTTCTACTCCAAGAAGGACAAGCCGCTCTGCAAGAGCCATGCTTTCTCCCACGTGTGA
- the PDLIM7 gene encoding PDZ and LIM domain protein 7 isoform X17, with amino-acid sequence MGDMESYKVMLNGPAPWGFRLQGGKDFSMPLSISRLTPGGKAAQAGVGVGDWVLYIDGESTSSMTHIEAQNRIRACGDRLCLTLSRAQNHLGKPQKVLSLDKQPPQPLEPPSASMCDPVKLRLIEDAEDWQPHTGTSQSRSFRKLARLMGTDGMEDREDELVKKPRDARGSGWGTGEQWQPPQLLEPPSTPVCDPGKLRLKEDTEDWQPHTGTSQSRSFRKLARLMGTDGMEDHDDVFVTKPSQVSVLDPSPGAAMKTEPGLGPRTPAATPGPASRPPWAVDPSFAERYAPDKTSTVVSKHSQPATPTPMQNRSSIVQAAQQAPEGPGRTPLCYKCNKVIRGRYLVALGHYYHPEEFTCCQCRKVLDEGGFFEEKGSIFCPKCYDTRYAPSCAKCKKKITGEVMHALKMTWHVQCFTCAACKTPIRNRAFYMEEGQPYCERDYEKMFGTKCRGCDFKIDAGDRFLEALGFSWHDTCFVCAICQTNLEGKTFYSKKDKPLCKSHAFSHV; translated from the exons ATGGGTGATATGGAGTCCTACAAGGTGATGCTGAACGGGCCGGCGCCCTGGGGCTTCAGGCTGCAGGGCGGGAAGGATTTCAGCATGCCGCTCTCCATCTCCAGG CTGACGCCGGGCGGGAAGGCGGCCCAGGCCGGCGTGGGAGTGGGCGACTGGGTGCTGTACATCGACGGGGAGAGCACCAGCTCCATGACGCACATCGAGGCCCAGAACAGGATCCGTGCCTGTGGGGACAGGCTCTGCCTCACCCTGAGCAG AGCCCAGAACCACCTGGGGAAGCCGCAGAAG GTGCTGAGCCTTGACAA GCAGCCCCCGCAGCCGCTGGAGCCCCCCAGCGCCTCCATGTGCGACCCTGTGAAGTTGCGGCTGATAGAGGACGCTGAGGACTGGCAGCCCCACACCGGGACCTCCCAGTCCCGCTCCTTCCGCAAACTGGCCCGGCTGATGGGCACAGATGGCA TGGAGGATCGTGAGGATGAGCTTGTTAAAAAGCCCAG GGATGCCCGCGGGTCTGGCTGGGGCACGGGGGAGCAGTG GCAGCCCCCACAGCTGCTGgagccccccagcacccccgtGTGCGATCCTGGAAAGTTGCGGCTGAAGGAGGACACTGAGGACTGGCAGCCCCACACCGGGACCTCCCAGTCCCGCTCCTTCCGCAAACTGGCCCGGCTGATGGGCACAGACGGCA TGGAGGATCATGATGATGTGTTTGTTACAAAGCCCAG CCAGGTCTCCGTGCTGGACCCATCCCCGGGAGCAGCAATGAAGACTGAGCCGGGACTGG gCCCCAGGACCCCCGCCGCCACCCCCGGCCCTGCCAGTCGCCCACCCTGGGCTGTGGACCCCTCGTTCGCCGAGCGCTATGCCCCGGACAAGACGAGCACGGTGGTGAGCAAGCACAGCCAGCCGGCCACGCCGACCCCCATGCAGAACCGCAGCTCCATCGTGCAGGCAGCCCAGCAAGCCCCCGAAGGGCCCGGCCGCACACCCCTGTGCTACAAGTGCAACAAGGTCATCAG GGGACGCTACCTGGTGGCGCTGGGACATTATTACCACCCCGAGGAGTTCACCTGCTGCCAGTGCAGGAAGGTGCTGGATGAGGGCGGCTTCTTTGAGGAGAAAGGCTCCATCTTCTGCCCCAAGTGCTACGACACGCGCTACGCACCCAGCTGCGCCAAGTGCAAGAAGAAGATCACTGGG GAGGTCATGCACGCACTGAAGATGACCTGGCATGTGCAGTGCTTCACGTGCGCCGCCTGCAAAACTCCCATCCGTAACCGTGCCTTCTACATGGAGGAGGGACAGCCCTACTGCGAGAGAG ACTACGAGAAGATGTTTGGCACCAAGTGCCGCGGCTGTGACTTCAAGATCGATGCTGGGGACCGGTTCCTGGAGGCGCTGGGGTTCAGCTGGCACGACACTTGCTTCGTCTGTGCG ATCTGCCAGACCAACCTGGAAGGGAAGACGTTCTACTCCAAGAAGGACAAGCCGCTCTGCAAGAGCCATGCTTTCTCCCACGTGTGA
- the PDLIM7 gene encoding PDZ and LIM domain protein 7 isoform X22, giving the protein MGDMESYKVMLNGPAPWGFRLQGGKDFSMPLSISRLTPGGKAAQAGVGVGDWVLYIDGESTSSMTHIEAQNRIRACGDRLCLTLSRAQNHLGKPQKVSVLDPSPGAAMKTEPGLGPRTPAATPGPASRPPWAVDPSFAERYAPDKTSTVVSKHSQPATPTPMQNRSSIVQAAQQAPEGPGRTPLCYKCNKVIRGRYLVALGHYYHPEEFTCCQCRKVLDEGGFFEEKGSIFCPKCYDTRYAPSCAKCKKKITGEVMHALKMTWHVQCFTCAACKTPIRNRAFYMEEGQPYCERDYEKMFGTKCRGCDFKIDAGDRFLEALGFSWHDTCFVCAICQTNLEGKTFYSKKDKPLCKSHAFSHV; this is encoded by the exons ATGGGTGATATGGAGTCCTACAAGGTGATGCTGAACGGGCCGGCGCCCTGGGGCTTCAGGCTGCAGGGCGGGAAGGATTTCAGCATGCCGCTCTCCATCTCCAGG CTGACGCCGGGCGGGAAGGCGGCCCAGGCCGGCGTGGGAGTGGGCGACTGGGTGCTGTACATCGACGGGGAGAGCACCAGCTCCATGACGCACATCGAGGCCCAGAACAGGATCCGTGCCTGTGGGGACAGGCTCTGCCTCACCCTGAGCAG AGCCCAGAACCACCTGGGGAAGCCGCAGAAG GTCTCCGTGCTGGACCCATCCCCGGGAGCAGCAATGAAGACTGAGCCGGGACTGG gCCCCAGGACCCCCGCCGCCACCCCCGGCCCTGCCAGTCGCCCACCCTGGGCTGTGGACCCCTCGTTCGCCGAGCGCTATGCCCCGGACAAGACGAGCACGGTGGTGAGCAAGCACAGCCAGCCGGCCACGCCGACCCCCATGCAGAACCGCAGCTCCATCGTGCAGGCAGCCCAGCAAGCCCCCGAAGGGCCCGGCCGCACACCCCTGTGCTACAAGTGCAACAAGGTCATCAG GGGACGCTACCTGGTGGCGCTGGGACATTATTACCACCCCGAGGAGTTCACCTGCTGCCAGTGCAGGAAGGTGCTGGATGAGGGCGGCTTCTTTGAGGAGAAAGGCTCCATCTTCTGCCCCAAGTGCTACGACACGCGCTACGCACCCAGCTGCGCCAAGTGCAAGAAGAAGATCACTGGG GAGGTCATGCACGCACTGAAGATGACCTGGCATGTGCAGTGCTTCACGTGCGCCGCCTGCAAAACTCCCATCCGTAACCGTGCCTTCTACATGGAGGAGGGACAGCCCTACTGCGAGAGAG ACTACGAGAAGATGTTTGGCACCAAGTGCCGCGGCTGTGACTTCAAGATCGATGCTGGGGACCGGTTCCTGGAGGCGCTGGGGTTCAGCTGGCACGACACTTGCTTCGTCTGTGCG ATCTGCCAGACCAACCTGGAAGGGAAGACGTTCTACTCCAAGAAGGACAAGCCGCTCTGCAAGAGCCATGCTTTCTCCCACGTGTGA
- the PDLIM7 gene encoding PDZ and LIM domain protein 7 isoform X15, whose translation MGDMESYKVMLNGPAPWGFRLQGGKDFSMPLSISRLTPGGKAAQAGVGVGDWVLYIDGESTSSMTHIEAQNRIRACGDRLCLTLSRAQNHLGKPQKVLSLDKQPPQPLEPPSASMCDPVKLRLIEDAEDWQPHTGTSQSRSFRKLARLMGTDGMEDREDELVKKPRQPPQLLEPPSTPVCDPGKLRLMEDAEDWQPHTGTSQSRSFRKLAQLMGTDGMEDREDELVKKPRQPPQLLEPPSTPVCDPGKLRLKEDTEDWQPHTGTSQSRSFRKLARLMGTDGMEDHDDVFVTKPSQVSVLDPSPGAAMKTEPGLGPRTPAATPGPASRPPWAVDPSFAERYAPDKTSTVVSKHSQPATPTPMQNRSSIVQAAQQAPEGPGRTPLCYKCNKVIRGRYLVALGHYYHPEEFTCCQCRKVLDEGGFFEEKGSIFCPKCYDTRYAPSCAKCKKKITGEVMHALKMTWHVQCFTCAACKTPIRNRAFYMEEGQPYCERDYEKMFGTKCRGCDFKIDAGDRFLEALGFSWHDTCFVCAICQTNLEGKTFYSKKDKPLCKSHAFSHV comes from the exons ATGGGTGATATGGAGTCCTACAAGGTGATGCTGAACGGGCCGGCGCCCTGGGGCTTCAGGCTGCAGGGCGGGAAGGATTTCAGCATGCCGCTCTCCATCTCCAGG CTGACGCCGGGCGGGAAGGCGGCCCAGGCCGGCGTGGGAGTGGGCGACTGGGTGCTGTACATCGACGGGGAGAGCACCAGCTCCATGACGCACATCGAGGCCCAGAACAGGATCCGTGCCTGTGGGGACAGGCTCTGCCTCACCCTGAGCAG AGCCCAGAACCACCTGGGGAAGCCGCAGAAG GTGCTGAGCCTTGACAA GCAGCCCCCGCAGCCGCTGGAGCCCCCCAGCGCCTCCATGTGCGACCCTGTGAAGTTGCGGCTGATAGAGGACGCTGAGGACTGGCAGCCCCACACCGGGACCTCCCAGTCCCGCTCCTTCCGCAAACTGGCCCGGCTGATGGGCACAGATGGCA TGGAGGATCGTGAGGATGAGCTTGTTAAAAAGCCCAG GCAGCCCCCACAGCTGCTGgagccccccagcacccccgtGTGCGATCCTGGAAAGTTGCGGCTTATGGAGGATGCTGAGGACTGGCAGCCCCACACCGGGACCTCCCAGTCCCGCTCCTTCCGCAAACTGGCCCAGCTGATGGGCACAGACGGCA TGGAGGATCGTGAGGATGAGCTTGTTAAAAAGCCCAG GCAGCCCCCACAGCTGCTGgagccccccagcacccccgtGTGCGATCCTGGAAAGTTGCGGCTGAAGGAGGACACTGAGGACTGGCAGCCCCACACCGGGACCTCCCAGTCCCGCTCCTTCCGCAAACTGGCCCGGCTGATGGGCACAGACGGCA TGGAGGATCATGATGATGTGTTTGTTACAAAGCCCAG CCAGGTCTCCGTGCTGGACCCATCCCCGGGAGCAGCAATGAAGACTGAGCCGGGACTGG gCCCCAGGACCCCCGCCGCCACCCCCGGCCCTGCCAGTCGCCCACCCTGGGCTGTGGACCCCTCGTTCGCCGAGCGCTATGCCCCGGACAAGACGAGCACGGTGGTGAGCAAGCACAGCCAGCCGGCCACGCCGACCCCCATGCAGAACCGCAGCTCCATCGTGCAGGCAGCCCAGCAAGCCCCCGAAGGGCCCGGCCGCACACCCCTGTGCTACAAGTGCAACAAGGTCATCAG GGGACGCTACCTGGTGGCGCTGGGACATTATTACCACCCCGAGGAGTTCACCTGCTGCCAGTGCAGGAAGGTGCTGGATGAGGGCGGCTTCTTTGAGGAGAAAGGCTCCATCTTCTGCCCCAAGTGCTACGACACGCGCTACGCACCCAGCTGCGCCAAGTGCAAGAAGAAGATCACTGGG GAGGTCATGCACGCACTGAAGATGACCTGGCATGTGCAGTGCTTCACGTGCGCCGCCTGCAAAACTCCCATCCGTAACCGTGCCTTCTACATGGAGGAGGGACAGCCCTACTGCGAGAGAG ACTACGAGAAGATGTTTGGCACCAAGTGCCGCGGCTGTGACTTCAAGATCGATGCTGGGGACCGGTTCCTGGAGGCGCTGGGGTTCAGCTGGCACGACACTTGCTTCGTCTGTGCG ATCTGCCAGACCAACCTGGAAGGGAAGACGTTCTACTCCAAGAAGGACAAGCCGCTCTGCAAGAGCCATGCTTTCTCCCACGTGTGA
- the PDLIM7 gene encoding PDZ and LIM domain protein 7 isoform X21, producing the protein MGDMESYKVMLNGPAPWGFRLQGGKDFSMPLSISRLTPGGKAAQAGVGVGDWVLYIDGESTSSMTHIEAQNRIRACGDRLCLTLSRAQNHLGKPQKDSLPCSEPLKYNFAPSTALNKTARPFGAGSPPNPRPGLVTKPVTYAPLAPACTPQHNGQVSVLDPSPGAAMKTEPGLGPRTPAATPGPASRPPWAVDPSFAERYAPDKTSTVVSKHSQPATPTPMQNRSSIVQAAQQAPEGPGRTPLCYKCNKVIRGRYLVALGHYYHPEEFTCCQCRKVLDEGGFFEEKGSIFCPKCYDTRYAPSCAKCKKKITGEVMHALKMTWHVQCFTCAACKTPIRNRAFYMEEGQPYCERDYEKMFGTKCRGCDFKIDAGDRFLEALGFSWHDTCFVCAICQTNLEGKTFYSKKDKPLCKSHAFSHV; encoded by the exons ATGGGTGATATGGAGTCCTACAAGGTGATGCTGAACGGGCCGGCGCCCTGGGGCTTCAGGCTGCAGGGCGGGAAGGATTTCAGCATGCCGCTCTCCATCTCCAGG CTGACGCCGGGCGGGAAGGCGGCCCAGGCCGGCGTGGGAGTGGGCGACTGGGTGCTGTACATCGACGGGGAGAGCACCAGCTCCATGACGCACATCGAGGCCCAGAACAGGATCCGTGCCTGTGGGGACAGGCTCTGCCTCACCCTGAGCAG AGCCCAGAACCACCTGGGGAAGCCGCAGAAG GACTCACTCCCCTGCTCTGAACCCCTGAAATATAACTTCGCTCCCAGCACCGCCCTCAACAAAACAGCTCGGCCCTTCGGGGCCGGCTCGCCTCCGAACCCACGGCCTGGGCTGGTGACGAAACCCGTGACGTACGCGCCCCTGGCGCCCGCCTGCACCCCCCAACACAATGG CCAGGTCTCCGTGCTGGACCCATCCCCGGGAGCAGCAATGAAGACTGAGCCGGGACTGG gCCCCAGGACCCCCGCCGCCACCCCCGGCCCTGCCAGTCGCCCACCCTGGGCTGTGGACCCCTCGTTCGCCGAGCGCTATGCCCCGGACAAGACGAGCACGGTGGTGAGCAAGCACAGCCAGCCGGCCACGCCGACCCCCATGCAGAACCGCAGCTCCATCGTGCAGGCAGCCCAGCAAGCCCCCGAAGGGCCCGGCCGCACACCCCTGTGCTACAAGTGCAACAAGGTCATCAG GGGACGCTACCTGGTGGCGCTGGGACATTATTACCACCCCGAGGAGTTCACCTGCTGCCAGTGCAGGAAGGTGCTGGATGAGGGCGGCTTCTTTGAGGAGAAAGGCTCCATCTTCTGCCCCAAGTGCTACGACACGCGCTACGCACCCAGCTGCGCCAAGTGCAAGAAGAAGATCACTGGG GAGGTCATGCACGCACTGAAGATGACCTGGCATGTGCAGTGCTTCACGTGCGCCGCCTGCAAAACTCCCATCCGTAACCGTGCCTTCTACATGGAGGAGGGACAGCCCTACTGCGAGAGAG ACTACGAGAAGATGTTTGGCACCAAGTGCCGCGGCTGTGACTTCAAGATCGATGCTGGGGACCGGTTCCTGGAGGCGCTGGGGTTCAGCTGGCACGACACTTGCTTCGTCTGTGCG ATCTGCCAGACCAACCTGGAAGGGAAGACGTTCTACTCCAAGAAGGACAAGCCGCTCTGCAAGAGCCATGCTTTCTCCCACGTGTGA
- the PDLIM7 gene encoding PDZ and LIM domain protein 7 isoform X20: MGDMESYKVMLNGPAPWGFRLQGGKDFSMPLSISRLTPGGKAAQAGVGVGDWVLYIDGESTSSMTHIEAQNRIRACGDRLCLTLSRAQNHLGKPQKVLSLDKQPPQPLEPPSASMCDPVKLRLIEDAEDWQPHTGTSQSRSFRKLARLMGTDGMEDREDELVKKPSQVSVLDPSPGAAMKTEPGLGPRTPAATPGPASRPPWAVDPSFAERYAPDKTSTVVSKHSQPATPTPMQNRSSIVQAAQQAPEGPGRTPLCYKCNKVIRGRYLVALGHYYHPEEFTCCQCRKVLDEGGFFEEKGSIFCPKCYDTRYAPSCAKCKKKITGEVMHALKMTWHVQCFTCAACKTPIRNRAFYMEEGQPYCERDYEKMFGTKCRGCDFKIDAGDRFLEALGFSWHDTCFVCAICQTNLEGKTFYSKKDKPLCKSHAFSHV, encoded by the exons ATGGGTGATATGGAGTCCTACAAGGTGATGCTGAACGGGCCGGCGCCCTGGGGCTTCAGGCTGCAGGGCGGGAAGGATTTCAGCATGCCGCTCTCCATCTCCAGG CTGACGCCGGGCGGGAAGGCGGCCCAGGCCGGCGTGGGAGTGGGCGACTGGGTGCTGTACATCGACGGGGAGAGCACCAGCTCCATGACGCACATCGAGGCCCAGAACAGGATCCGTGCCTGTGGGGACAGGCTCTGCCTCACCCTGAGCAG AGCCCAGAACCACCTGGGGAAGCCGCAGAAG GTGCTGAGCCTTGACAA GCAGCCCCCGCAGCCGCTGGAGCCCCCCAGCGCCTCCATGTGCGACCCTGTGAAGTTGCGGCTGATAGAGGACGCTGAGGACTGGCAGCCCCACACCGGGACCTCCCAGTCCCGCTCCTTCCGCAAACTGGCCCGGCTGATGGGCACAGATGGCA TGGAGGATCGTGAGGATGAGCTTGTTAAAAAGCCCAG CCAGGTCTCCGTGCTGGACCCATCCCCGGGAGCAGCAATGAAGACTGAGCCGGGACTGG gCCCCAGGACCCCCGCCGCCACCCCCGGCCCTGCCAGTCGCCCACCCTGGGCTGTGGACCCCTCGTTCGCCGAGCGCTATGCCCCGGACAAGACGAGCACGGTGGTGAGCAAGCACAGCCAGCCGGCCACGCCGACCCCCATGCAGAACCGCAGCTCCATCGTGCAGGCAGCCCAGCAAGCCCCCGAAGGGCCCGGCCGCACACCCCTGTGCTACAAGTGCAACAAGGTCATCAG GGGACGCTACCTGGTGGCGCTGGGACATTATTACCACCCCGAGGAGTTCACCTGCTGCCAGTGCAGGAAGGTGCTGGATGAGGGCGGCTTCTTTGAGGAGAAAGGCTCCATCTTCTGCCCCAAGTGCTACGACACGCGCTACGCACCCAGCTGCGCCAAGTGCAAGAAGAAGATCACTGGG GAGGTCATGCACGCACTGAAGATGACCTGGCATGTGCAGTGCTTCACGTGCGCCGCCTGCAAAACTCCCATCCGTAACCGTGCCTTCTACATGGAGGAGGGACAGCCCTACTGCGAGAGAG ACTACGAGAAGATGTTTGGCACCAAGTGCCGCGGCTGTGACTTCAAGATCGATGCTGGGGACCGGTTCCTGGAGGCGCTGGGGTTCAGCTGGCACGACACTTGCTTCGTCTGTGCG ATCTGCCAGACCAACCTGGAAGGGAAGACGTTCTACTCCAAGAAGGACAAGCCGCTCTGCAAGAGCCATGCTTTCTCCCACGTGTGA